The uncultured Bacteroides sp. DNA segment AAGAGGGGTTTGGTTAACTAACTAGTTCACCGTGGTGAATTAACTAGTTAACCGCGGTTAACTAGTTAGTTAACCACGGTGAACTTATATGATATCTAAAAATAAGTTCGTTTGTAAATTATAATAAATTCCAAAGAACCCTGACATAGGTTGAATTAATCTGAAATCATATTAGGTTGCTTGGACACGCAGATTTAACATATATTTCCTGTCACTATTTGGTGATAAATCAAATCTTATTTTATAATTTTAGCGAAATTATAAAAGACAAATCATCCGTGAGATTCAAAATTATACTAAACATCGAAAAACACGCCTTAGGCAATGCCCTACCGCTAAATCATCAATACGAGCAATCGGCAGTTGTATACAAAATCTTGTCTTATGCAAGCGCAGACTATGCAACATGGCTGCATAACAATGGTTTTACAACCGACTCTAAACAGTTTAAACTCTTCACCTACTCCAGACTCTTTATTCCGCAATATACCATCGACAAGCAACATGCCCTTCTCCTTATTAATAGTGATACTGTAGAATGGTATGTTTCCTTTCTTCCCGAAGAGTCGACCGAGAAGTTTATTCAGGGAGTTTTCATGAATCAAACCTTTCAGTTGGGTAATCAAAGGAACAGAGTACAATTTCGTGTGCAAAGCATTGAAGTGCTTCCCCCACCACACTTTGAAGAAGAGATGACGTTTGAAACACTCTCTCCTATCTGCATTGCATTGCGTAATGCAGATGGTCGTACAGATTACCTATCGCCTGAAGACGAACGCTCTAAAGAGTCACTCCTCTTCAGCTTATTAAATAGGTATGAAGCATTCTACGGCAAACCCTATATAGGTACAGCCGATTTTAACTTTGAAGTGCTGAACGTTCCCAAACCTGTATTGATAACTTTTAAAGCCGGAACTCCTGAAGAATCAAGAGTAAAAGGCTATATGTGTCGGTTCAAGATTAAAGTTAATGGAGAATTGATGAAGATCATGTACGAAAGTGGCATAGGGATGAAAGGATCACTGGGATGGGGAATGGTAAAAATTTGTAATAGATGATAATGAATTGAAAGGTCAATAATTAGTAAATGCATTTTGAAGATCCGGTAGAAGTAACATATATATATATAATGGTTGAAATGAAGCAGGAATATACAACAATTGACTATGAATGGCTTACAAAACCAACAGGAGATCCGTTTGCTGATGCAGGCGGTTTTGCCATCGAAGAATTTTCAAAAAGGAGACCTGATAAGAATATAATGGAAATTATCAAAGAAGTTGCAGATATCTACATTAGCAGATGGAATGCAGGGCTGCATGTCTTCTTCTTAAATTCTACTATAACTCAGGCAGCATTTCCTACACCAGAAAAGAAACTAAAAAAAACGGAAGAATATTTTGAAAGCTTAATTAATGAATCGGCAACTTATTCAGATGGTGTTTGCCGTGTAACTGGAGAAAAAACCAAACTATTTAGAGCTGGTAGAGAGAATTCGTTCCTAACAGGTTCTGGAACTTTCTTAAATTTTCATCACAACCTGGAACCAGGTATTATGCTCTCCAAAGAAGCATTAATAAGATTCTTTTTTTTGCCAATTGCAAGTATTATGATATATGATAAAATGGGAATAATCCACAGTAATCAGTCAGAAGTTGTGAATTTTTTCATAAAAAAGAATGTGTCTGAAAATATAAAAAACACACTCTTCAGATTCGCACTTAGATCAAAGTATCAGAATCCAGCAACAGCACTATTTGCATTTGTCGATGATTTAATTTCAAACGTCAAAATTGCGACAGACGAAACAAAAAAACTTTCGTTAAGCCTATTCCATTTTTCCAATTTTGGAGCATCCCCAACTATTGAAATCTATAAAGTACCTGCCAATCTCTTCGATTTTTATAGAGTTTGTAAAAGCATTCGCT contains these protein-coding regions:
- the cas6 gene encoding CRISPR-associated endoribonuclease Cas6, whose product is MRFKIILNIEKHALGNALPLNHQYEQSAVVYKILSYASADYATWLHNNGFTTDSKQFKLFTYSRLFIPQYTIDKQHALLLINSDTVEWYVSFLPEESTEKFIQGVFMNQTFQLGNQRNRVQFRVQSIEVLPPPHFEEEMTFETLSPICIALRNADGRTDYLSPEDERSKESLLFSLLNRYEAFYGKPYIGTADFNFEVLNVPKPVLITFKAGTPEESRVKGYMCRFKIKVNGELMKIMYESGIGMKGSLGWGMVKICNR